AACTGAAGTGTCAAACTTATGCCCTTGTGTGCATAGAAAGGCTTATGtgttctttaatttataaaaaaaataataataataaaacaaaataaaaataagtggtCACTAAAATCCCAAACGTTTCTACTGGACCACCCCACTCACAGCTATTACTACCATCCCCCACCTCCGTAACCTATACCACATTAGGCTACATATTCGGAAGAAACTGATGCATATTCCCTGCAAAAAAATGCCTTTCAATTGAGGCTATGGCTCCTATGCCTTGGGGTAAGGTTGAGGAATTTTAAAATGCAAGTTTTACTTGAAAATATTGCTaataaactttaagaaaaaatttgattGCATGTTCAATTAGTTTAGTTTGCCTATCAAGAAAGTTATCAAGAGAGCAATTTTAGTATTAAAAAACAGCAGCCAACTGAgtgcaatttctttttctcttcctggtTTTGGCCAAGTCTACTTTGTGTAAGTTATTTCTAACTAGCCTAGTAAAATTTTATGGAGCCTCCAAACTTTTCTTGCCTACCTTACTGTCCAAGTTCACGTTTCAAATTGTGTCAACAGGGCCCGCACTTCGGGAGTCAGCTGCTTTGCAGCCTTAGCTGCCTCTGTGATAGCCTTGCGATACAAGCCCTTTCTCTTCTTATTAAAGCGTGACTGGAAGTTTTCTAAAAAGGGGGACAGTTGCGATAGTGCAAGGAAAGATGTTGTTGGAGACCCAAACCATGAAATACGGGCCTCCTGTCGGACTAACAGGCCGTTATCTTTCCGGCTTACAGTTATAGTGAGAATACGGGCTGGCCACCATGGGAAGCCATAAATCTTGGCCCAAACAATGTCCCCTACACATATGGTCCTGCCATCTGGTGTGATGCATTTAGAGACGTTTTTGGAAAAGACTTTCATTTTCAAGGAATTACTgagctttttctcttcctttgaagAGGATGAAGTGGAAGAGGTGGAAGGTGCATGCATACTGCCTGGAGGAAAATCAAAGCTTTCAGTAGAACTACACTCTGAATTGGAAGATTTCAAATCATCTGTGCTATCAATGCTACACACTGATGCACTGGAAGAGTcagatttcttttgatttaggGTCATGTAAACAGTGATATTGCTTTTGCTGCCCTTTTTGCCCAATGTCTGCTGTTCATCCTGCTCATCAGGGACATGTACTTCACTTCTGTCCTGAACCTCACTGTTGGCCTCTTCAGGACCTTTTGAGGGATTCTGATTTTCTGAAGGGGCCTCACCTGCTGAGCGGGTAGAGGTGCAACGAGACTGGGGTTTGGGTGCCATCTTGCCACTCCGCATTTTCTCAAGTCCGGCCTTCAGGGAAGAGTCGTTTTCTTCATTCCTATATCTTTGTGGCTTTAAACGCAACCGGGGTGGAAGGGAACCTGAGCTGGTGTTCTGAAACCGTCGAGTGAAGTGAACTTTAGAATGTGCATTTTTGGAAGTGGAAGtttcattctgtttcttttgtGCCTTTTCTTTGGCCATTTTCAACACTTCCCGAGCTTTTGCATGATCCATGTTCTTACTCTGGAGGACTTTTTTAGTATTTAACTGGGCTTTTGAAGTATTTGCCTGAGCAGAGACTTTAACTACTCTGCCTCTGCTGTGAGCAATATTTGAAACTTTGACCACAGCATTTCTTTTCTGGCTTTCGTTTTGGTTTCTTCCATCCATTTTATGGTcagttttaagttttttattcaCAGTAGTTACACTTTCATTTCTCCGTTTTTTGTTATCATCATATTTAGATGAGTCAGTTGCATTGCcaccttttttaatttcttttttttctgcaacAACACTGTTTTTACATTTGTCACACAGGACTTGTCTGGGTCGTAGTTTGATGGCATTCATTATAGAAGTGGGCTCCTCCCTGTACATTTTCCTTTTGGGTCGTTTAATTTTCCGAGGAGGAGGTTGAGGTATTGATTGGTTATACGTGTCCCTGATAAACAAAGGGGGAGGATAAGGTGCTCCTTCATGAAAGAGAGGAGGTGGTTTAGAAGTCCACAGGCTTTTAGCAAGGCTAGGTTCTGGTGGCTGAATGGGAGAATGGTCATCAGGACCAGCACCATTCAAGTCACACTTGATTTCTGTTCCTTCTTGGAATGATCTACTGTGGAGCTGCATGGCTTCAGgtttatctttgtattctcttTTGGGAAAAATTGTCACAGGGATTCCATGGGGCCCAAAcctttgggggaaaaagaaataattaagttAATACTTAAAGGGAATTCAATTTCTCACAGCTACATTTTAACTTAAGATGGCCAGTCCTGGAAgctaaaacaaaatgttttaaaaatatgactataaGCAAGAATTCCTTTCTTACTTAttcattaaagggaaaaaaactgctCACGCTTAACAGCACCCTCCCTCTACATGTCACCTCATTTTCCTAAGCATAATTAGTCTCCTATTGACTTCCTATGTTATtccaaaattaaaaacttttcaataGATGACTTACATTGTAAATGGTTCTCCTTCCATGGTAAGGATGCctaactttaaaattttctgcTATAATGTAGAATTACATTCCCTGAATAAGCAGGtaataaaattctagaaatatCACCTACAAATTTAAGAAGCATCATCTAAAAACATTACTATTTCATTGTAATATTTCCAAACTGATTGTTTTTGACTACTGGAAATAAGTTAAAGAATTCAGTCACAGCTTGAATTTTCAAATTAAGTCCCTTGATCAAAGAATAccacataaaatatttaatcatgTGAATACATGATTatagaagaaaatcagaaataactACCTCAAAGCAGGGATACAGCCCAACCCTCTGAATATGAATTCAGTCCAACATGCTAACATGTCTCCCTAATtagttaaaaaatgagaaagaattttaaatattctaatgAAAACTTCACATTCCAGTGGAGGGCAATTTTATAGAATGTGTTATGATTTTGCAATCATATCAaatatcatatatcataactcCTAGTTTCACTCAATTCCATATCCCATTCTCATCACTCTTCCTGTATCtcctccattaaaaaaacaacaacaaaaaaaaaaaaactggaaagcactGAGTCTAATTACCACAAATACTATGACAAAATCTTTCTATGGGGGGGGAGAAGTCAATGTCCCACTCATATAAAGTAATATTTGATACAACAATATCTAGTtaattttatataagaaatttgcaaagcactttatatacattatcttcctttagattcacaacaaccctataagcTAGTAAGTATTTCAAGTTTATTACCCTTCATTTTGAATATGAAAAGGAAAACCTATGTTCCATGGGATTAAATGTTTTGCTATGATTACATTGCAAAGAAGCATTAATACACTATTTATTGTGCCTAACAACAGACCATCACATAAAAGcattctgaaaaatatttttaacccCTTAGAGTTTATTATATGGAATTTATCTTCTTACTTGCCATCCACATAattcacatatatgtagataaaaACATTTCAACCTTGAAATTTGGCCCTTATCTACATTTTGATTTATCAATCAAAAACCATTTTTAGGTAGCCTAGTAGCtaagtaaatacaaatacaaaaaagaaagccaGTCCCTGGggaaaatggggagaaaacatagaaaagaaGTTGAACGAACAACTAGAGTATTCTTGTCCATAGCTAACAATGGAGAGATACCCAAATGAAGCCGCTGACTAAATCTAATACCAAAAAAAGTGGTGGTGTTTGTGAGACCTTGTTTAAGTCTGGCAGACCAAACCATGTGGTTAGGGTCCTGAGGTCTTCAAATGAGAGCACTATAGCCAGCTACATACATCATTTCAAATAGGAAAATAGTCTGAGATAGTTGGGTCATGGTCTATTTGTTCCTGAAGATATATTCCTGATTGTAATCTTACCAATTAATCTTGCCTCTTCCAcaatttttataaggaaattgtTGTAATATATTGctcatagtaggcatttaaaaatatagcaGGTAAAAAGTTCCTAATTTTCTGACtacattaaataataaaatcaattcaTGAAAAATGGACTATAAAACATAAAACTATGATATTCCaagtttttaaaacatgtttaagCCTAAAGTTTACATTTTGGTCCTAGTACAACTTCAGAATGGAATTCAataaattgtcatatttgttgTCATGTACTCATGACTAAGGATGGAAATAAACTAATAAAACTTTGATTAactgtgtttttttcccccattttcattaaagaaatgtATAAAGCAGAACTTTAGGGAgccatttttcttaaaatgccTATATTATCCTCCCTAAAATCTTTTGAGCTTTCTTCAAATGGATATtttgatataaagattttttttcccacattgtAGACTTTTACCCTTTTAACTTAAAAGTACTCTAATCAATAATTACTAATCAAGGAATCCACAAAATGATCTATGCCATCATGGGTTTctacatcatcattattatttcaaacCAACTTTCCCTGAGCCCCAGCCTTTCCATGCCACTAAATTTATGTGAAAAGTTGTTAGTTTTGTAGTGTCTCATTAAAGAAATAACTAGATTTTATATAACTAAAAATATCACTTGTCTTACTAATATGTGGAAGTGATAACCTTTATATGTCTGTGATAAAGCActgtatatgtatacagataattaAGATAAATTAAGAATCAGTATATAATGCTCCTCTCCTCTTTATTCTACAggaattttagaaaacaaaaaggtTTCTCATTTCTTAGTACAAAAGTTATACATTATCTGGGAAATCATCAATATATTGTATTTGTTATAGGTAAATGGTTCTATTGAAATTCTATGGAACTCAACTTTCAagatttttacatatattggggGGAAAGGGCCTTCTCTGAAATACAATCCTGAGGTTAGTGAAATTAttttaatccttttaaaataaaaataaaagcttattatCCATAATTCTAAGTAATGATAATTTTCCTacaatttttaaaccttttccccATATGGTCATTAATACCATAAGATGGAAGTATGActgaattttccaaattattaCAAAAATGGTTCAAGCAACAAGCTTGAGACAAAGTTAATGTGAATAAATGGAGAGATACTCATGAACAGAAGATTGGCTcccaagtaaaaataaatttttcagcTATTGTAATTGAAGACACATAGAAAAATCTTGATCTGTATCAGTGGAAGGTGTATTCACAATAAAATTATCTTTCACagtattaaaatggaaaataactcaTTGTATAGTACCTTTTGATTTACAAAGCCCTTTATTCTTAACCATTCTGATGTAAATAGTCCAAATATCACCATCCCCAATttacaaaagaatggaaaaggtcTAGCCAGAAGTCTTATAATCAGtgtcagagccagaatttgaacttcaTTCAGTCTTATGACTCCAAGACTAGCAATTTCCAGCTTCTCTACGATATCATGCCATTAATATACttgaaaaacatatttaaaacttCTTAAGACAAAATGGacattaattcaattcaacataattatcattaagtgccaactatgttCAAAGCACTATTATTTACAAGGTCAAGAAGCTAGCTTTCtactgggagaaagaaaaaagtatgtggTCTGAAGAACTCAGAAAACAGCTTCTAATAGGAGCTTATAGGAGTATTAAATGAAACTTACTTAAAGATAACTAAATATtctaaaagacagaaagaggagtAGCATTTTAGGTGTTAGGCCTGTACCAGAATGCTCAAGGAAACACATATAGGCCATTTTAAGCAGAGTATAGTGAAATAGTATGAATTAAGTCTTAAAAGTCCAGTGATGATAGAAGGTGCTAAATTTACTCAGGAGTATCAAAATAACTGATtcaattggaaaaaatttttttttattgagaacTCACCTAGTCCCTTCCCCCAATAGCTTTTAGAAATCTACTGACCAAACATTAAGAAACAGTTTTAATGGTAATCTTCCCAAattacaaagaactgaaaaagactGACCTATCTACCAATGGCTaagttttgtttcctctttataAGGTTGAAATTAATTATGTTACATAATATGAATATCACTTAATTATTTAATCTGTATGGAAAGCTCTAAAAGAACTGACTTCTAAATCCAATTAAGACCCTTAACAATCATATGAAATTTAACTCAAAATAGAAAAGATTGTCAAGCTGGTCTAAATATTGTGGATTAGATTATTCCAGATATTTATATTAAAGGTATTCAACAGAGtatttaaaactataaataagtttttaaaaacattttacagcctcttaaaaattataaattttttttaaataaattttccattttaggaCAAATGGTAAAATGGAAAGGCACACATGCCTAAGTGCTCAATATAGGTCAAATTTCCTTCAGCTCTACTTGTAACATAAGATGAAACACATCCTTGGGGTTTCTGTTGTTCCTAAGCTATCTTGTACTTTAAGCAGTATTTGTCTACTAGTAAAGCCCACATACAGAGAGGGAAGGTTTATATGGCTAAGAGAAACACTTTGTATCAAAGTTAAAAGTAAAGGCCTAGAAGTGAAAGGCAAGGCAAAGAAAAGGAATGATGAACTcatgggaaaatgaaaaagaatgaactaAAAATGGTTAAGCAGTATAATgctacatcaaattaaaaagaaaaaaaggtctgTGTAAAATACCTATATAGTCTTCCAACTAAcccaattatttaaaatttaatattcattctttccacCTGATTATTTAAAAACCAGGTAAGCCTTAGTGCTACCTTTTGTAAAAAGAGATTAGAGGGAGAGAATCAATAGATGGAATATAATTATTTCCAAAAGGTTCTACCATTTGCCCTCAAGTCAGATTTTCTGTTAGTAAAACAACCCTGAAAAAGGACTCTATTTCTGGCCATCTGACCACCACTCCACCCCCACCTCATTATTGTCAGTACAACACTGTTACTTTTAGAGATAGTTTCTAACACTAGAAATGCACTTACTAATATAATgtggaaacaaaaaaatataataaaatcagcCAAAAAAGACTATTCTATGCCTTTAAAAACCACAGATGTGTGTTCCTGATTCAAATCCTTAAGTGGTATTGATGGTAAGGTACTTGGTTATGTTCAAATTGCTCATTAGCTTCAAATTCAATCATACTTAAATTAAGCCTGGATCTAGTTTCTAGTTCCTGTTTAGATCAATTTGTCCATGCTGAACTTATTGTCTTTATAGGTTTCACcccaattaaaacattttttccagttaacataattttcttttaaaatattaaacttatTATTAGGAAAGGGCTGAAGGGGTTACTAATCAACTCAAGGCTCAAAAACACGGTGGGAAGAGATTGGTTCTGCAGGTTTCCCAAAGATAATAGACCACATTTCTCCCTTCTGAAAATAACAGAAAGATCAACAGAAGACAAAAGgaacatgtttaaaaaacaagttccttccagaattaatttttcttaagaatAAGTATAGACAGTGAAGCCAACCAGGTTAAAAAGCAATACTGCATATTGAAACCTTGTTTAAAAATTCTCCCAAGGTTTATTCACCATCAAGAAATTTCCTACAAACTGTGTCATGTAGAAgcattaaaaattaatgataaacTTTATCACAAAATTAGTTTAAGACAATTTGACTTTAATATAGATATTTCCTTGAATAAGGAGGGTTGCATTTATGTTAGACATATTTACACCAAGTATCTGCATTAAAATTAAAGAGTTCTAGAATTACAATGACCAAATTTCATaaactatatttataaataatttcaaagTAAGTTATAtgcagaacaaaagaaaaccactAACTCAGAATGTTATTCAGACCTATTTTCCAGGGAGACTAGGTAGAGTCATAATCTAAGAACTGTGCCTAAAATCAGGAGGAACCGAATTCCAATTCAGTCTTAAACATTTAATTTGCTATGAcccttaggcaagtcactgtctgcctcagtgtcAACTGTAAAAATTAAGAATAACAGCACCTGCCTCTTAAGACTGtagtgaggatcaagtgagatatgctcaacacagtgcctggaacactaTATAACTGCTTGCTATTttgattatcattttaattaCTGTGACCTTAGTACTATAAAAAAAGGCATTCTGGTTTAACAAAACCTTCTATCAATAATAAACTATGGTTGACTGTTAAAGCCagaaaagataatatatatgaagttctttgtaaaccttatatataaaaaacatatacataggcTATTATTAGTGGACTTTAGCATAAGATCAGCATTCAAACCACAAATGTGTTAATTAAAACCAAAGCACAAATCTGAGCACCAAAGAGATAACCAAGCATTGTATAAGGGCTTTGGAAGAATACAAAGCATAAAAACAAGTTGCTACCCTTAGGGAACTTGTGGTAAGAGGCATGTGGGGTAGACAGATATTCTTTTTAAGAGATTATCAACAATTAAGTAAATTATCTACTAAGTACacagtgaatgttaaaaataataaataattcagaGTGGAACATTTAAAactataaacaaaaatacaaagaataaggTGTAGGTGTCCTTAAAAATTATCTCCCTCTTCCTAATACTAAGCTTTCGAAAAATGCAGGGGAAAAAACATTAATTTCA
The DNA window shown above is from Sminthopsis crassicaudata isolate SCR6 chromosome 2, ASM4859323v1, whole genome shotgun sequence and carries:
- the PWWP2A gene encoding PWWP domain-containing protein 2A isoform X4, producing MQLHSRSFQEGTEIKCDLNGAGPDDHSPIQPPEPSLAKSLWTSKPPPLFHEGAPYPPPLFIRDTYNQSIPQPPPRKIKRPKRKMYREEPTSIMNAIKLRPRQVLCDKCKNSVVAEKKEIKKGGNATDSSKYDDNKKRRNESVTTVNKKLKTDHKMDGRNQNESQKRNAVVKVSNIAHSRGRVVKVSAQANTSKAQLNTKKVLQSKNMDHAKAREVLKMAKEKAQKKQNETSTSKNAHSKVHFTRRFQNTSSGSLPPRLRLKPQRYRNEENDSSLKAGLEKMRSGKMAPKPQSRCTSTRSAGEAPSENQNPSKGPEEANSEVQDRSEVHVPDEQDEQQTLGKKGSKSNITVYMTLNQKKSDSSSASVCSIDSTDDLKSSNSECSSTESFDFPPGSMHAPSTSSTSSSSKEEKKLSNSLKMKVFSKNVSKCITPDGRTICVGDIVWAKIYGFPWWPARILTITVSRKDNGLLVRQEARISWFGSPTTSFLALSQLSPFLENFQSRFNKKRKGLYRKAITEAAKAAKQLTPEVRALLTQFET
- the PWWP2A gene encoding PWWP domain-containing protein 2A isoform X1 → MAAVAAEAAATAASPGEGGAGEAEPEMEPIPGSEAGAETGTDPLPVTATEALVLDEAEGKPAPQADEPLPPPAGEPARSPGVAGPEPEPRLEPDSQRLEPEEKPPARFEEREPKEEGEATIAPRAPEPLTPPPEEGKEPAPEEPPPPPPQPQSQPAAPALLPPAGGDSAVAQLIPGSEVRVTLDHIIEDALVVSFRLGEKLFSGVLMDLSKRFGPHGIPVTIFPKREYKDKPEAMQLHSRSFQEGTEIKCDLNGAGPDDHSPIQPPEPSLAKSLWTSKPPPLFHEGAPYPPPLFIRDTYNQSIPQPPPRKIKRPKRKMYREEPTSIMNAIKLRPRQVLCDKCKNSVVAEKKEIKKGGNATDSSKYDDNKKRRNESVTTVNKKLKTDHKMDGRNQNESQKRNAVVKVSNIAHSRGRVVKVSAQANTSKAQLNTKKVLQSKNMDHAKAREVLKMAKEKAQKKQNETSTSKNAHSKVHFTRRFQNTSSGSLPPRLRLKPQRYRNEENDSSLKAGLEKMRSGKMAPKPQSRCTSTRSAGEAPSENQNPSKGPEEANSEVQDRSEVHVPDEQDEQQTLGKKGSKSNITVYMTLNQKKSDSSSASVCSIDSTDDLKSSNSECSSTESFDFPPGSMHAPSTSSTSSSSKEEKKLSNSLKMKVFSKNVSKCITPDGRTICVGDIVWAKIYGFPWWPARILTITVSRKDNGLLVRQEARISWFGSPTTSFLALSQLSPFLENFQSRFNKKRKGLYRKAITEAAKAAKQLTPEVRALLTQFET
- the PWWP2A gene encoding PWWP domain-containing protein 2A isoform X5, translating into MAAVAAEAAATAASPGEGGAGEAEPEMEPIPGSEAGAETGTDPLPVTATEALVLDEAEGKPAPQADEPLPPPAGEPARSPGVAGPEPEPRLEPDSQRLEPEEKPPARFEEREPKEEGEATIAPRAPEPLTPPPEEGKEPAPEEPPPPPPQPQSQPAAPALLPPAGGDSAVAQLIPGSEVRVTLDHIIEDALVVSFRLGEKLFSGVLMDLSKRFGPHGIPVTIFPKREYKDKPEAMQLHSRSFQEGTEIKCDLNGAGPDDHSPIQPPEPSLAKSLWTSKPPPLFHEGAPYPPPLFIRDTYNQSIPQPPPRKIKRPKRKMYREEPTSIMNAIKLRPRQVLCDKCKNSVVAEKKEIKKGGNATDSSKYDDNKKRRNESVTTVNKKLKTDHKMDGRNQNESQKRNAVVKVSNIAHSRGRVVKVSAQANTSKAQLNTKKVLQSKNMDHAKAREVLKMAKEKAQKKQNETSTSKNAHSKVHFTRRFQNTSSGSLPPRLRLKPQRYRNEENDSSLKAGLEKMRSGKMAPKPQSRCTSTRSAAQRH
- the PWWP2A gene encoding PWWP domain-containing protein 2A isoform X2, whose protein sequence is MAAVAAEAAATAASPGEGGAGEAEPEMEPIPGSEAGAETGTDPLPVTATEALVLDEAEGKPAPQADEPLPPPAGEPARSPGVAGPEPEPRLEPDSQRLEPEEKPPARFEEREPKEEGEATIAPRAPEPLTPPPEEGKEPAPEEPPPPPPQPQSQPAAPALLPPAGGDSAVAQLIPGSEVRVTLDHIIEDALVVSFRLGEKLFSGVLMDLSKRFGPHGIPVTIFPKREYKDKPEAMQLHSRSFQEGTEIKCDLNGAGPDDHSPIQPPEPSLAKSLWTSKPPPLFHEGAPYPPPLFIRDTYNQSIPQPPPRKIKRPKRKMYREEPTSIMNAIKLRPRQVLCDKCKNSVVAEKKEIKKGGNATDSSKYDDNKKRRNESVTTVNKKLKTDHKMDGRNQNESQKRNAVVKVSNIAHSRGRVVKVSAQANTSKAQLNTKKVLQSKNMDHAKAREVLKMAKEKAQKKQNETSTSKNAHSKVHFTRRFQNTSSGSLPPRLRLKPQRYRNEENDSSLKAGLEKMRSGKMAPKPQSRCTSTRSAGLNKWQHITSDSDESCCSLTVSDRPLWIQIGSIEVNSETGSTKTLAASWFPRTYYTATRNHQLFRTKRN
- the PWWP2A gene encoding PWWP domain-containing protein 2A isoform X3, with the protein product MAAVAAEAAATAASPGEGGAGEAEPEMEPIPGSEAGAETGTDPLPVTATEALVLDEAEGKPAPQADEPLPPPAGEPARSPGVAGPEPEPRLEPDSQRLEPEEKPPARFEEREPKEEGEATIAPRAPEPLTPPPEEGKEPAPEEPPPPPPQPQSQPAAPALLPPAGGDSAVAQLIPGSEVRVTLDHIIEDALVVSFRLGEKLFSGVLMDLSKRFGPHGIPVTIFPKREYKDKPEAMQLHSRSFQEGTEIKCDLNGAGPDDHSPIQPPEPSLAKSLWTSKPPPLFHEGAPYPPPLFIRDTYNQSIPQPPPRKIKRPKRKMYREEPTSIMNAIKLRPRQVLCDKCKNSVVAEKKEIKKGGNATDSSKYDDNKKRRNESVTTVNKKLKTDHKMDGRNQNESQKRNAVVKVSNIAHSRGRVVKVSAQANTSKAQLNTKKVLQSKNMDHAKAREVLKMAKEKAQKKQNETSTSKNAHSKVHFTRRFQNTSSGSLPPRLRLKPQRYRNEENDSSLKAGLEKMRSGKMAPKPQSRCTSTRSAGLNKWQHITSDSDESCCSLTVSDRPLWIQIGSIEVNSETGRSHKDISSKLVS